Proteins co-encoded in one Medicago truncatula cultivar Jemalong A17 chromosome 8, MtrunA17r5.0-ANR, whole genome shotgun sequence genomic window:
- the LOC25500179 gene encoding polygalacturonase, with translation MEQVRQTNLTFVLMYVIALFMFFTFKSTNGIEETLNIVSFGANPNGESDSKNAILTAWTSACSSTTPTTIYVPIGRFLVGGSVVFKGRCNNKGITVRIDGTLVATSNYGVIGNEGSWLLFDDVDGVSIIGGILDGQGTSLWDCKRSSKSCPTGATNLRFSNSNNIVMNGVTSLNSQMFHIVIDRCNNVKVQGVKVTAAGNSPNTDGIHVQLSSSVTILNSNIETGDDCISIGSGTTNLWIESIACGPGHGISIGSLAKEFQELGVENVTVKTIKFIGTENGVRIKSWGRPSNGFARNIIFQHATMVNVQNPIVIDQNYCPNQKDCPGQASGVKISNIIYQDIHGTSATKVALKLNCSPTNPCTGISLEDVMLTYENKNAEALCNHAGGVTYGVVQPNNCF, from the exons ATGGAACAGGTAAGACAAACAAATCTCACTTTTGTACTTATGTATGTTATAGCACTCTTTATGTTCTTCACATTTAAATCAACCAATGGTATTGAGGAAACTTTAAATATTGTGAGTTTTGGGGCCAATCCAAACGGTGAATCTGATTCCAAAAATGCAATCCTTACTGCATGGACTAGTGCATGTAGCTCAACAACACCAACTACTATTTACGTGCCAATAGGAAGGTTCTTAGTTGGGGGTAGTGTAGTGTTTAAGGGGAGGTGCAATAACAAGGGCATCACAGTACGTATTGATGGTACACTAGTTGCAACATCCAACTATGGTGTAATTGGAAATGAGGGGAGTTGGTTGctttttgatgatgttgatggaGTTTCAATTATTGGTGGCATCCTTGATGGTCAAGGCACAAGTTTGTGGGATTGTAAAAGATCCAGCAAGAGTTGCCCAACTGGTGCTACG AACTTAAGATTTTCCAATTCCAACAACATTGTTATGAATGGTGTAACATCCTTGAATAGCCAAATGTTCCACATAGTGATAGACAGATGCAATAATGTGAAAGTACAAGGGGTTAAGGTAACAGCAGCAGGAAATAGTCCCAACACTGATGGTATTCATGTTCAACTCTCATCAAGTGTCACCATCCTCAACTCCAACATAGAAACCGGCGATGATTGCATCTCGATTGGGTCTGGAACAACAAATTTGTGGATAGAAAGCATAGCATGTGGACCAGGTCATGGCATAAG TATTGGAAGTTTGGCGAAGGAATTTCAAGAGCTTGGTGTTGAAAACGTGACagttaaaacaataaaatttattggaACAGAAAATGGTGTAAGAATCAAGTCTTGGGGGAGACCTAGCAATGGCTTCGCAAGAAACATCATTTTTCAACATGCTACCATGGTTAATGTTCAAAATCCTATTGTGATTGACCAAAATTATTGCCCTAATCAAAAGGATTGTCCCGGTCAG GCTTCTGGGGTTAAAATTAGTAACATTATATACCAAGATATTCATGGAACTTCAGCAACAAAGGTTGCACTTAAATTGAATTGTAGTCCAACAAATCCATGCACTGGAATAAGCTTGGAAGATGTGATGCTTACATACGAAAACAAAAATGCTGAAGCGTTATGCAATCATGCTGGAGGAGTCACATATGGTGTAGTTCAACCCAACAATTGTTTCTAA
- the LOC25500180 gene encoding 2-alkenal reductase (NADP(+)-dependent) translates to MAQVRNKQVILRDYVSGFPKESDMNVVDSTIILNLPQGSNDVVLLKNLYLSCDPYLRIFMAKDTIAGLGGLTPGSPLTGLGVSKVVESGHPDYKKDDLVWGMTKWEEYSLVPAAQILFKIEHTDVPLSYYTGILGMPGMTAYAGFFEVGSPKKGENVFVSAASGAVGQLVGQFAKLHGCYVVGSAGSKEKVDLLKNKFGYDEAFNYKEEPDLNAALKRYFPEGIDIYFENVGGKTLDAVLLNMKLHGRIPVCGMISQYNLTQPEGVTNLAHIIYKRIRMEGFAVFEYYHLYTKFLEFMLPLIREGKVVYVEDIAEGLENGPAALVGLFSGQNVGKQVVVVAHE, encoded by the exons ATGGCGCAAGTGAGAAACAAGCAAGTGATTTTGAGAGACTATGTGTCTGGTTTTCCTAAGGAATCAGACATGAATGTTGTTGATAGTACAATTATTCTCAACCTTCCACAAGGTTCCAATGATGTTGTTCTGCTCAAAAATCTCTACTTATCCTGTGATCCTTACCTGAGAATTTTCATGGCCAAGGACACTATTGCAGGACTTGGTGGTCTCACCCCTGGTTCT CCATTGACAGGATTAGGAGTGTCTAAAGTTGTAGAATCTGGACATCCAGATTATAAGAAAGATGATTTAGTTTGGGGAATGACTAAATGGGAAGAGTATAGTTTGGTCCCTGCAGCTCAAATACTTTTCAAAATTGAGCATACAGATGTCCCACTTTCCTACTATACTGGAATTCTCG GTATGCCTGGAATGACTGCTTATGCTGGTTTCTTTGAAGTAGGCTCTCCTAAGAAAGGAGAGAATGTTTTTGTTTCAGCTGCCTCTGGTGCAGTTGGTCAACTTGTTGGCCAATTCGCTAAATTGCATGGTTGCTATGTCGTTGGAAGTGCTGGAAGTAAAGAGAAG GTGgatttgttgaaaaataaatttggatATGATGAAGCCTTTAACTACAAAGAAGAACCAGACCTCAATGCAGCTTTGAAAAG ATACTTTCCAGAAGGCATTGACATTTACTTTGAGAATGTGGGGGGAAAGACACTTGATGCTGTACTCTTGAATATGAAACTCCATGGGCGGATACCTGTGTGTGGAATGATCTCACAGTACAATCTTACTCAACCTGAAGGTGTCACAAATTTGGCACATATCATATATAAGCGGATCCGGATGGAAGGTTTTGCTGTATTTGAATACTATCATCTTTATACAAAATTCTTGGAGTTTATGCTGCCTCTTATAAGAGAAGGAAAGGTTGTGTATGTGGAAGACATAGCTGAGGGTCTTGAGAATGGCCCTGCAGCTTTGGTTGGTCTGTTTAGTGGTCAAAATGTTGGTAAACAAGTGGTTGTTGTTGCTCATGAGTGA